Below is a window of Streptomyces qaidamensis DNA.
AACTGCCCATGTTGCGCACCACCAGGAACAGCACGTAGCCGATGATCCAGGCGAGCGAGAAGTAGGCGCTCTGCTCGGCCCCGAGGACGTTGAGCACCATCAGCGGCACGAGTGTGTAGGCGGCCATCCTGAACAGTGAGCCCGCGTAGTCGGCCGCGGCGTAGCTCACCAGCCGCGGTGGGCGCACTGCCTCCGGGTTCTCCCGCTCGTGGTGCGGCACCGCCCGCCGCAGCAGCAGGTAATTGGCCACGAGGAGCGAGATCAGCAGCCCTCCCGCCCAGGACAGCAGGATCCCGGTCTTCAGGGCCAGGACGGCGCCGCCGGCCAGCAGGGCGATCTTGACGAAGGCGAAGACCATGTTCTCCGCCACCACCCAGCCGGGGCGGCGCATAGCGGTGAGCGCGCCGTCCTGGAGGACGAAGATGGTGTAGGCGGCGGTCGCCGCCACGAACCAGACCGCGACCAACGGGTCCCGAAGGAAGGCCAGTTCGGGTGACAGCGTGGGCACGAGGAGCACGAAGAGGAGGCAGACCAGGGCGCTCCACGTGGCGGTCACCGCGTAGCAGGTGAGCAGCAGTTTGCGGGTCTGCCGCCCCGAGCACGGCAGGAACCGGATCAGGAAGTCGTTGAGGTTGAGCTGGCCGATGTTGGCGAGCAGCAGCGACGCGGACAGCGCCGAGTAGCTCACGCCCACGACCTCGTCGTCGTACCAGTGGGTGGCGAACAGCCAGAAGATCGCACCCACTCCGGCGTTCACCAGGGAACTGACCGCCAGCAGGTGACCGTTGCGCACCAGGGGCTCGCTGGGCAGGATGCGGCCTATGCCGGTGCGCACCACCGTGGGCATCCGCCCCCGGCCTGGTGCGCCCGTGCCCCCGGGCCTTTCGACTGTTTCCTCGGACACGGTCACGGCCCTTCCTCAGGCCGGGTGGCGGCCGACGCGGTTGCGGCGGCGGCTGCGCAGATACCCGAGCGGCCCGTACAGCAGTCCGGTCAGCTCCAGGCGCGCGAGCCGGCGTGACCGGGTGCTGTCCGTCCCCGCCTTGTGGTGTGTCAGGGTCACGGCGTACCGCACGCCCCCGGGCAGCCTGCGCAGCAGGGCCGGGATCATGCGGGGGTCGCGCGCCAGGGCGCCGGTGAGATAGGCGCCGAGACCGGCCCCGTAGCCGAACACCTGCGCCTCCAGGGCCTTGTGGGTGCGGCGGTGGCGGTGCCAGACGATCGCTGCGGGCTGGTAGGTCAGGGTGTGACCGGCCGTCAGGATACGGAAGAAGGCGAGCAGGTCGTCGCCGCCGCGGGCCGGGGTCCCGGTGCCCGTGGCCGGGTCGAAACCGCCCAGCGTGCGCAGCGCGGAGACCCGGAACGCCATGTTGGTGCCGGACCCGAAACGTCCCGCTGTGAAGGGGAACAATGGGTCCTGCGGCGGGTGGCGAAGGGACCAGGTGCGTGGTGTGAACCCCTTGGCGAAGCCGCCGTGCCTCTCCAGGTCCGCCTGGGCCGCGGTCTCCAGCTCGGCCGGGACGATGAGCCCCGTCACGCAGCCGACGCCGGGGCCCTGGGCGAAGCCCTCGGCGAGTGCGGCGAGCCAGCCGGGGTCGACCAGGGTGTCGTCGTCGGTGAAGGCGGCGATCTCGCCGCGGGCGGTGGCCAGACCCCGGTTGTGCGCGTGGGCCAGGCCCGCCACGGGCTCCCGGACGTAGCGGACCCGGCTCCCGTACGCGTCGCGGACCAGCCGCTCGGCGCTGTCGTCCGCCGGGTCGTTGTCCACGACGATCACCTCGAAGTCCCGGTACTCCACCCGCAGCAGGGACTCCAGGCAGTCCCGGAGCATCCCCGGCCGGTTGTGCGTCGCGATGATCACGCTGATGGCCGGCGGGAAGAGCGGGGTGGCCCGGGCGGTTCCCGCGCGCTGAAGCGGGAACCGCCGCCGGGCTGTGCCGGCCACGGATCGCCACAGATCCTCGGGCGTGCCGTCCTCGCGGCCGTCCACCGTGACCAGACCCAGGGGGCGGCCGTGCAGCCGCACCAGAGCCAGCACCGGCGGCGTGGCGCGCACCGGGGCCGGGCCCGCCGCGGGCGGACGGAACTCGTACGGTCGCGCCAGGTCGATGTCGACGACCTCGACCGGCGTGTACGCGGACCCGGCGGGACCGGGGTCCGCCGCCGTGGGCCGGGGGACTTCCGCGGGCCGCCGGGCGATGCTCATGCCGCGCTCCCTCCGGCACGCGCGGCTGAGCGGGCGCCTGGACGCTCGGACAGCAGCGTGCGCAGCACCCGGCGGCCGTCGGAGACGGCGTGGAGGTTGGAACGCCCGCTGCGCCGCGGCAGTTCGAGACTCGGGACCTCGGCGATGCGCAGCCCCGAGCGGAGCGCATGGGCGATCATCTCGGTCTCGATCTCGAACCCGGTGGAGTGCAGGTCGAGGTCGTCCAGGAAGTCACGGCGGAAGGCGCAGAACCCGTAGCAGAGGTCCGTCAGCTTGGCGTCGTAGAGGTGGTTCACGGCGGCCAGCAGCACCTGGTTGCCGAGCCGCCGGATGCGGGTGATGTCGAGGGAGCCGCCGCCCGCGATGAACCGCGAGCCCTTGACGAAGTCGAAGCCGTTGTCGAGGAAGTGCAGGTAGTGCGGGATCTCCCCGGGAAGCATGCTGCCGTCGGCGTCCATCATCACGATGTGGTCGCCGGTCGCCGAGAGAAAGCCGGTGCGCAGAGCGTTGCCCTTGCCCGGGCCGCTCTGTTCGACATGGCGGACGGTCGGCAGGCACCGGGTCGCCATGTGCACCGTGGCGTCGACGGAGTCCCCGTCGACCAGGATGACCTCGTCGACGCAGTCCGGGATCTGCTCGAAGACCCAGGGGATATTGCGGGCCTCGTTGCGGGCGGGGACGACGAGGCTCACCGTGGCCCCGGGCGGGGGACGGTCTCCCGCCCGGCGCATCGGGTGCACGGAGCCGTTGGCGTGCGGGGTGGGGAGCTCGGGGAGCTGGTGCGTGTGGTTCATGATGCCGGTATCTCCGCGTGTGGCGCCTTGGGGGTGACGCCATATATTTACGGTGTATACGTACATTTTGCCCGATTTACCCCTCAGGTCAAGGGCCGTCAAGGGTTCGACCGGCGTAACGTGGACAGCGGCAAAGTGCACGACGGCGTAGTCCCGATCATGAATGCACCCATCGAGGATTACGCGCTCATCAGCGATCTGGAGACGGCCGCCATGGTCGGCCGGGACGGGTCTGTCGACTGGCTCTGTCTGCCCCGTTTCGACTCCCCGGCCTGCCTGGCGGCCCTGCTGGGCACCGAGGACAACGGCCGCTGGCGTCTCGCCCCGGTGTCCGGCGGTGTGTGCACCCGCCGCTCCTACCGGGCCGACACCCTGGTCCTGGACTCCGTCTGGGAGACACCCACGGGAACGGTCCGGGTCACCGACCTGATGCCGCCGCGTGCCGACGTGCCGTGCATCGTCCGCCTGGTCGAGTGCCTGTCCGGCTCTGTGGTGCTGCGCAGCGAACTGCGCCTGCGCTTCCACCAGGGTCGTGTCGTGCCCTGGGTCCGGGACGTCGGCCACTGCACCGTCGCCGTCGCCGGCCCGGACGCCGTCTGGCTGGGCAGTGACGGCCATGTCCGTGATCGGGGCGACGAGGACGCCACCGTCTGGGAGTTCACCGTGACGGCCGGGCGGCGGCTGGGCCTCACGCTGGGGTGGACGCCGTCGTACCGGTCCGCGCCGCCCTCGCCCATGTCCGTCCCGGCGGAGACCGCCCTGAAGGAGACCTCCGACTTCTGGCGACGCTGGGCCGCCCGATGCTCCTACCAGGGGCCGTGGCGGGACGCCGTGATGCGTTCCCTGATCACCCTCAAAGCCCTCACCTACGCCCCCACGGGCGCCATCGTCGCCGCCCCCACCACATCCCTGCCCGGCCGCATCGGCGGCGCGAGCAACTGGGACTACCGCTTCTGCTGGTTGCGCGACTCCTCGCGGACCCTGTCCTGCCTGCTGCGCAGCGGCTACCGGGACGAGGCCGCGGCCTGGCTGGGCTGGCTGGTACGGGCCGTCGCGGGCGATCCCGCCGATCTCCAGACCGTCTACGGCGTCAAGGGGCAGCGGTTGCTGCCGGAGACCGAGGCGCCCTGGCTGCCCGGCTACGAGGGCTCCCGGCCCGTCCGGTTCGGCACCTCGGCGGTGAGCACCTTCCAGCTGGACGTCTACGGCGAGGTCATGGACACCTTGTGGCTGTCGCTGCGCGCCGGTGTCCCGATGCCCGCCCACGTGTGGGACCTGGTCGAATCGCTCATGGGCTTCCTGCTGCGGCACTGGCGCGAACCGGACCAGGGACTGTGGCAGCAGGACGGGGCGCGCCGGCAGTTCGTGCACTCCAAGGTCATGACGTGGGTGGCCGCCGACCGCGCCCTGCGCATGGCCGAACTGCTCGGGCGCAACGGCTCCTCCGGGGGGTGGCAGGCCATGCGCGAGGAGGTGCACCGGCAGGTCTGCCGGGAAGGCTGGGACACCGCCCGGAGCACCTTCGTGCAGTCCTACGGCGCACCCGGCCTTGACGCCTCGGCGCTGCTCATCCCCAGGGTCGGGTTCCTGCCTGCCCACGACGAAAGGGTGCGCGGCACCGTGCGGGCCCTGGGCCGTCTCGGGCACGGCGGGTTCGTCCGCCGGTACGCGCCGGACGGCCCCGGGACCGGGGCCGCGGACGGCGCCGAGGGCACGTTCGTCTCCTGCTCCCTGTGGTACGCCGACGCCCTCGCCGTCACTGGGCACCGGCAGCAGGCCCGGGAGGCCTTCGAACGGGTCCTCGCCGTCCGTAACGACGTCGGGCTGCTGGCCGAGCAGTGGGATCCGGACACGGGCCGTCAGCTGGGCAACGCGCCCAAGGCGTTCAGCCACATCGCGCTCGTGGAGACGGCGTTCGGCCTGTCGGCGGCATCCGCGTGGGACCGCCCGGGGTCCGGGACCGTCCGGCGCTGAAGCCGTGCCCGGCGGGCCCTCAGCGGTCGGTCCGCCCGTGGCCGTTGCGCTCGCGCAGCACCGCCTCGCCCTGCTCCACCGTCATCGGCCGGGCGAACAGGAAACCCTGTCCGTACCGGCAGCCGATGTCCGCCAGCAGGTCCCGCTGGGGCTGCTCCTCGATGCCCTCGGCGATCACTTGGAGGTCGAGCGTCTCGGCGAGATGCACGATGCCCTCGACCAGGGCGACCTGCTGGGGGTCGTGCGGGATGCCGTCGATGAACGACTTGTCGATCTTGAGCACGTCGATGGGGAAGTCCCGGAGGTAGCGCAGCGAGGAGAATCCGGTGCCGAAGTCGTCGACGGCGATGCGGACCCCGCGGTCCTTGAGCGCCTGGATCTGGGCGTCGATCTGGTCGGTGCGCTGCATGAGCACCGACTCGGTCAGTTCCAGTTGCAGCGTGCCCGCGGCGAGCCCGGTGGCGTCGAGAGCGGCGCACACCTCATCCAGGAAGTTCCTGTCCCGCCACTGCCGCGTGGAGACGTTGACGCTGAGGTACGGCGGCGGGTCGAGGTGCGGCGTGCGCCGCTGGAGCCGGGCGATGTCGGCCGTGGACCTGCGCAGCACCCACGCGCCGAGCGTCGAGATGTGCCCGGTCTCCTCGGCCAGCGGGATGAACTGGCCGGGAGGGACAGGATCGGGCCCCAGCTCCGGCCAGCGAGCCAGTGCCTCGAAGCCCACGACGCGTCCGGCGGCGATGTCCACCACCGGCTGGTAGCGCAGCCCGAACTGCTCCTTGCTGATGGCATGGTCCAGCCGCGCCTGCAAGGCGTGGCGCTCCACGACGCGGATGCGCTGCTGGGGCTGGAACCGGCGCCAGGTGCGCTTGCCGGACGCCTTGGCGGCGTACAGGGCCAGGTCGGCCAGCGCGAGCAGTTCCCCGGCGTCCGTGCTGTCCTTGGCCGTCGCCACGCCCACGCTCGCCGAGACGCTCACCGACTCCACCGCCAGGTGGAACGGCCGGCTGAGCGTCCGGACCACGTGCGCGGCCAGTACCTCGGCGTCGATCGGCTGGTCCGCGTCCTCCACCAGCACGGCGAACTCGTCGCCGCCGAGCCGGGCGGCCGTGTCGGTGCGCCGCAGCGTCCCCGACAGGCGCTCGGCCACGGCGCACAGCAGCCGGTCGCCGACCGAGTGCCCGAGGGTGTCGTTGACGATCTTGAAGTCGTCCAGGTCGATGAAGAGCAGGCAGGTGGTCGTGGACTCCCGGTGGCCCCGGCGCAGCGCCCGTTCGGTCCGCTCCAGCAGCAGCGTGCGGTTGGGCAGGCCGGTCAGGGAGTCGTGGAAGGCCCGCTGGGTGAGTTCGTGCTCCAGCTGCCGTTGCTCCGTGACGTCCCGCAGGGTGACGACCAGGCCGCCCACGGTCGGATCCTGCCGCAGGTCCCGGCA
It encodes the following:
- a CDS encoding lipopolysaccharide biosynthesis protein → MSEETVERPGGTGAPGRGRMPTVVRTGIGRILPSEPLVRNGHLLAVSSLVNAGVGAIFWLFATHWYDDEVVGVSYSALSASLLLANIGQLNLNDFLIRFLPCSGRQTRKLLLTCYAVTATWSALVCLLFVLLVPTLSPELAFLRDPLVAVWFVAATAAYTIFVLQDGALTAMRRPGWVVAENMVFAFVKIALLAGGAVLALKTGILLSWAGGLLISLLVANYLLLRRAVPHHERENPEAVRPPRLVSYAAADYAGSLFRMAAYTLVPLMVLNVLGAEQSAYFSLAWIIGYVLFLVVRNMGSSLVVEVVRRPEQLTEHGLRVLRHSGTLLAAGVVVIVAGAPWILRLFGPGYAEHGTTLLRLLALSALPNLVFSVAVDVLRARRRMRLVVGLQVALCVLVLGLVHLLLPVFGVTGAGIAWLAAECLIATPLLILRSRWLTSASRQDVLSTGSTS
- a CDS encoding glycosyltransferase — translated: MSIARRPAEVPRPTAADPGPAGSAYTPVEVVDIDLARPYEFRPPAAGPAPVRATPPVLALVRLHGRPLGLVTVDGREDGTPEDLWRSVAGTARRRFPLQRAGTARATPLFPPAISVIIATHNRPGMLRDCLESLLRVEYRDFEVIVVDNDPADDSAERLVRDAYGSRVRYVREPVAGLAHAHNRGLATARGEIAAFTDDDTLVDPGWLAALAEGFAQGPGVGCVTGLIVPAELETAAQADLERHGGFAKGFTPRTWSLRHPPQDPLFPFTAGRFGSGTNMAFRVSALRTLGGFDPATGTGTPARGGDDLLAFFRILTAGHTLTYQPAAIVWHRHRRTHKALEAQVFGYGAGLGAYLTGALARDPRMIPALLRRLPGGVRYAVTLTHHKAGTDSTRSRRLARLELTGLLYGPLGYLRSRRRNRVGRHPA
- a CDS encoding glycoside hydrolase family 15 protein, producing MNAPIEDYALISDLETAAMVGRDGSVDWLCLPRFDSPACLAALLGTEDNGRWRLAPVSGGVCTRRSYRADTLVLDSVWETPTGTVRVTDLMPPRADVPCIVRLVECLSGSVVLRSELRLRFHQGRVVPWVRDVGHCTVAVAGPDAVWLGSDGHVRDRGDEDATVWEFTVTAGRRLGLTLGWTPSYRSAPPSPMSVPAETALKETSDFWRRWAARCSYQGPWRDAVMRSLITLKALTYAPTGAIVAAPTTSLPGRIGGASNWDYRFCWLRDSSRTLSCLLRSGYRDEAAAWLGWLVRAVAGDPADLQTVYGVKGQRLLPETEAPWLPGYEGSRPVRFGTSAVSTFQLDVYGEVMDTLWLSLRAGVPMPAHVWDLVESLMGFLLRHWREPDQGLWQQDGARRQFVHSKVMTWVAADRALRMAELLGRNGSSGGWQAMREEVHRQVCREGWDTARSTFVQSYGAPGLDASALLIPRVGFLPAHDERVRGTVRALGRLGHGGFVRRYAPDGPGTGAADGAEGTFVSCSLWYADALAVTGHRQQAREAFERVLAVRNDVGLLAEQWDPDTGRQLGNAPKAFSHIALVETAFGLSAASAWDRPGSGTVRR
- a CDS encoding glycosyltransferase family 2 protein; the protein is MNHTHQLPELPTPHANGSVHPMRRAGDRPPPGATVSLVVPARNEARNIPWVFEQIPDCVDEVILVDGDSVDATVHMATRCLPTVRHVEQSGPGKGNALRTGFLSATGDHIVMMDADGSMLPGEIPHYLHFLDNGFDFVKGSRFIAGGGSLDITRIRRLGNQVLLAAVNHLYDAKLTDLCYGFCAFRRDFLDDLDLHSTGFEIETEMIAHALRSGLRIAEVPSLELPRRSGRSNLHAVSDGRRVLRTLLSERPGARSAARAGGSAA